ATGGACTCGGCGTCCTTGACGTAATTAAGGGGGCTGATGGAGAAATCCTTCACAAGCTTGAGAAAATGCCAAGTTCGAAAATTGTACACTGTGACCTGGATTGGTCACGCCGCTTCGATCACATGCAATCGCATAGTGGTCAGCATCTTCTCTCAGCCGTCTGCCGGGAGCTTTTTGAGGCGAATACCGTCAGCTTCCACCTTGGAAAAGAGTATTTGACCATCGATATATCCGAATCCGATTGGACTGAAGTACATACGATTGCAGCAGAAGAAAAGGTGAATCAATATATCATTGAAAATCGCCAACTGCTCACCTATTATGTAACGAAGGAGCAATTACAGTCTCTTCCCGTCGTCAAAATGCCCAAGGTTACCGAGAATATCCGTATTGTTGAAATCGAAGGGATAGAGTATAACCCCTGCGGTGGAACCCATGTCGAACGAACCGGTGAGATTGGAATGATTAAAATTCTCAAAACCGAGAAGCAAAAGGATCATACCCGTCTATTTTTCAAATGCGGCTTCAGGGCATTAAAGGATTATTCCGAAGGTCTCGGCATCCTTTCGGCTTTATCAAACAAATTCAATACCGGACGTAAAGATATTTTCAATCGGGTCGAAAAATTGGAACATGACCACAAACAGCTTCTTTCGACTATTGAAGACTTAAAGCTTGAAAATGCAAAATTCCTTGCTGACTCCTTGCTTGCAGAAAATAAGGAAGGGTTCATCTACCATATATTCGAAGAAAGCTCACTGAAAGAACTGCAATATTTAGCAGCTATGATTGTAAAAAAAGAAAAAGCGCTCGTATTATTGGCGTCCCGCAAAGATCAAAAAGTCATTTTCTCCAACAGTGGACAACTGCCCATTCATTGCGGCCAATATTTCAAAGCCGAGCTCAGTCCCTTTAACGGAAAAGGCGGCGGAAGTGAACAAGCTGCTCAAGCAGGGTTTAGCTCACAAGATGATTTGCTAGCCTTCTACCGGTTCACTGTGGAAAAATTCAGTCAAACATCCCTTGATTGAAGCGGTGGCGAGAGCATCAATCTTATAAAGATTTGCAATATGGATTAGAACGATAGTGGAAGACGTCCCTAAGGATATGTGTCCAAGCGGGGATACTGATAAAATCATCGTAAAGAAAAAAAGAAGTTGAATACCTACTATATGTAGATAATCAACTTCTTTTATTTATTATAAGTTGATGAAGGTGTTCCTGTTAATTATTCAAAGGGACACTTTTTCGGTAAACTTCAGAAAACTCAGTTCCCAACGTGGACAGCAACGGGCTAAAAACAATACTCTGGCAAGCAAGTTTCCACACCTTTGTGTTAACTCCGAGTGGAATGGAGCGGAAAGAGTGAGAATCCTGCCGTAATGCGCGTATACGTGGGATTTCACAAGCTGAAATTCGCCTCTGGGTAAAGGAATGCCAGCGGTGCAATGAATGCCCGTAGTCCAAATCCTCCAGGATAGTTAAGTACTTACCTTAAAAAATCATCTTATCGAGAGTCCGTCAATAGTCTGAGAGGGCCAAACCGCGCTCTTTCCCATTATTCTTCTACCTTCAATTTTCGTATTCCATGCTCTTCGATATGAATGTGATACTTTTCTTCAAGCTCCATAAGACGTTTAAACGCTTCTTCTTGATTATATTCTTGTTCCTCAGATTCCGCGATAAACTCTTTTCTCGCCAAGTGATAGGCGAGTTTATCCTGGAAGACGCCTTCTTCATACTCGTCTATCACTTTATGAAGTTGATCTTCCAACTCCCTGCTTATATCATATAGCTCATATTCCGGCACAAATTGCACCCCTTCGATGCCGAAATCTTTGGCATAGGAATTGATGTACTGTTCCATCTCCCCAAACTCTTTATTGTTTTCCGTATCGGAAGCGACCCAATATCCATATTGAACCATTTTGAATAACGTTTCATATTGTTTTTTTGTGAAATTAATCTTCATTGTTCAAAACCCCTTTTTATCGATACTAAAAAGAATAAACCGCATTGGAACAAAAGTCCAATGCGGTTCATCTTCAATCCGATATTTCCGTTACGGAAAAATAAGCTGCCTTCTCCGTATCCACGACATAATGACAATCGCCTTTAACCAAATTATAATATCGGTGCTTTTGAATATTTGAAATCATTTGAGTTGAGTCATCACCTTCAACCTCATGCTCTATTTCTTTACCTCCTGGAAAATAAAAACCAACTTTCAAAGTCATCTTCTCATCCTTCCCTTCATCTAGTTGAATCGCTCTTTTATTTCATTTCCCTTATAAGGTAGTTATAAACATAATTTAAATGCTTATTCACCCTTCCCATGATATTCTAGGTAAAAAACAATAAAAGCAAAGGGTGTTTTTTAATGAAAATAAGAAAAGCGATGGAGAACGATATAAAAGGTATAGCCCAAGTGCATGTAAATAGTTGGCAATCAACTTATGCAGGAATTCTCCCACATCACTATTTAGCTTCATTGAACATTGAAACCCGGATGAAAAATTGGCAAAGGAATTTAAAAATGCTGCATAATGTCACATTTGTAGCCGAAAATTCCGACGGGGAAATCATCGGTTTTGCATCAGGCGGGCCTGAACAAACGAATGACCCGCATATACAAGGTGAAGTGTATGCCATCTATTTCTTAAAAGAATATCAGCGACAGGGACTCGGCAAGCAAATGATAAAAACGGTAATTGATGAACTTATGAAAATGGGCCATAAGAATTTAATCATTTGGGCTTTAAAGGATAATCCTTCATGCGGCTTTTACGAGACTTTAGGAGGTCTGGCCGTTGCTGAAAAGACGGTTAAAATGGCTGGCATCGAGCTAATCGAAGTAGGATACGGGTGGAAGGATATCCAGGATATCCTGATTCATTTGTGAAGTTTCCAAGGTGCAGGTCAACATCCACCCCCTATATTTCACGTCTCGATAAGGAAGGCGTCTTTCTTCCGGCCTAAAAAATATAGACGATGCAACGGCCTTGTCATCGTGACGTATAGCAGTTTGATGTCAAGGTCATTTTCGGTGCCATACGTTTCCTCCAGCGATATGGCAAAGACAACATCGAATTCCAGCCCCTTGGCTTGGTATGAAGGAACGATGAGGGTTTTGTCCTTCGGTATGCTTCCGGCCTCGTCTATTAGGTGGAAGGCTTGACTGTATTCGCTTAGCTTATCGTCAGCCAGTTTACAATCCTTCATCGTTTTGGCAATCACCGCAAACGTTTTAAAGCCCTCCTCTTTAAGCGTTTCAATCCGGTCAATCAGCTCTTCTTCCCACCCACCCTTGTCAATGGAGATGAATTCAGGTTCCCTGCCATGACGGACAACAGGTTCAACTTCAGGGAAATCATATGTTAATAACTGAAGAACTTGATTAGCCTGGTTCATGATTTCGACGGTCGTCCTGTAGCTTTTTTGTAATTCCGTATATGTCGCCCGCGGGAAAATACGCCGGTGGACCTCCTCCCACGTTTGTAAGCCCCGGTATGAATGGATGCCTTGTGCCAAGTCACCTACCAATGTGAACATATCCGTATCCACTGCCGTCTTGAGTGCTTGTAACTGCATGAAGCTATAATCCTGTGCTTCATCGATGACGACATTTTTTGCTTTGTTATCTTTGGCGACACCGAAAAGCCGCTCCTGAAGATATAATAATGCACCCAAATCTTCGGTTTCATAGTTTTTCATGGAAAACAATCTTCGATTATAGGCACACAATGTATCAGCATCTTCCAAAGTCAGTTTTCCGTTACTGTACGAGGCCAGCCGCCCAGGGTCTCCAAACAATTCCTCGTAGTATTGGAAGAGGTCTTTCATTTGAAATTGCTTGAAATAGGTTTTTACAGAAGTTCGGATCGCCTTTTGAACCTGCCTGATCCGCTCCTCCTTTTTATCGTGGCATTTCGTAACAAATTCCTTACGTATGACCGGATCGATATTTTTATAGAGTGCCTTTTCGATCTTAGCCTCATAAAATTCAGTGACCCGCTCAATGATAGTTTTCTTTTTCAATTTCACTTCATTTTGTAATATGGCCTTCAGTTTATCCAATCTGGTGTATAGAGGCAAATACCAATAATCCTCTTCCAATAACCTGACGAACTTCTTAGCCGAATAAAGGCGATACTTATCACAATAAAAATCAGCATCCGGATGAAATCCGCTGAATATATCCTTCACATATTCGTCCAAAATATTTTTGAACCCAGGAGAGCCCTTCAAGCCTGAAATCCAGACTGCGGCCTTTGTTTCTTCATCATCCTTCTCCAGCAATCGAATTAACTTATCGTCTGCTGCAAGCTTCACTTGTTTTCCGATTGCCGCCTGGACATATTCGGCGAATGTGAATTGCTTTACTTTTTCAACACCCAATTCAGGCAATGCCTCCGATATGTAATCGATGAATACCCTGTTCGGAGCCAAAATCATCAATTGCCGTGGGTCGAACATGTCTTTATAGTGATAAATGAAATAGGATATCCTATGCAAAGCGATTGTTGTTTTGCCACTGCCTGCGGCCCCCTGAACGATGATCGGTTTATTCAAATCCGCACGAATGATTTTATTTTGCTCTTCCTGAATCGTCGTAATGATATCGGTCAACCGATTGCTTGAGCTTTTGGAAAGGGATTCCTGCAACAATTCATCCGTTGTCGTTAAATCGATGTCCCTTACCTCTTCCAGGATACCTTCCTCGATCATTAGCTGTCTCTTTAACGTAATGTTACCGCTAAAAGTTTCCCCTTCGGCTTCGTATTCTATTTGGCCAATCCTTCCTTCGTAATAAAGATTGGCAATTGGTGATCGCCAGTCGACGATAATCTGTTCCTGGCTTTCCCTCTGGTAAAGGGAGGTTTTTCCGAAATAAAGCATCTCACCGCTGCCGCCATCATTTCTTTCAAAATCGACTCTAGCAAAATAAGGCTTTTTACTCGCCTTCCGCAGACTCTCCAGTTCAGTTTTGGACATTTCAAAAAAGTTCGCTGTCGTCAGCAGCTGAGAATACAATCCGGATTCAGACCAATCCGCATCACCAAAAGCTTCTTGCATATTCCGCTGAAATTGATCTTTGCTCGTTTCTGAGGTTTTGATGACTACATCGATATAGCGTTTAGTAAAATCCAGCCTTTTCCGCTCCTTCTCAAAATCCGGATGACTTCCCAAATCTCCCACTCTCCCTTCACTTTTAAACCGATACTAAGATGAAATGGACATTCATACTATCAGAAAACCTTATGGTTGACAAATCTAAATGCATGATTCTTCCAATTTTGATTTAACTTTATATAGTCGACTGCTACAGGATCCAGATGCGTGTAATCAACACTTTGGGAAAAAAATCCTGATGAGGCTGATCTTAAACTTTATCTCATTTTTCGTAATGTTAAGCCTTTTCGTACTAGGAAGCATAAGCTGATGAGAATTAATATGTCTGGGAGGTATGCGCAGAAGTTGAACGAGGTGAGAGGGACTGCTTGAAGCTTTCGTT
This genomic stretch from Peribacillus muralis harbors:
- a CDS encoding alanyl-tRNA editing protein: MTKQLYYSSPHTSQWDSKLMGCFKENDYYYVTLDETAFYPEGGGQPSDTGTIDGLGVLDVIKGADGEILHKLEKMPSSKIVHCDLDWSRRFDHMQSHSGQHLLSAVCRELFEANTVSFHLGKEYLTIDISESDWTEVHTIAAEEKVNQYIIENRQLLTYYVTKEQLQSLPVVKMPKVTENIRIVEIEGIEYNPCGGTHVERTGEIGMIKILKTEKQKDHTRLFFKCGFRALKDYSEGLGILSALSNKFNTGRKDIFNRVEKLEHDHKQLLSTIEDLKLENAKFLADSLLAENKEGFIYHIFEESSLKELQYLAAMIVKKEKALVLLASRKDQKVIFSNSGQLPIHCGQYFKAELSPFNGKGGGSEQAAQAGFSSQDDLLAFYRFTVEKFSQTSLD
- a CDS encoding GNAT family N-acetyltransferase, with protein sequence MKIRKAMENDIKGIAQVHVNSWQSTYAGILPHHYLASLNIETRMKNWQRNLKMLHNVTFVAENSDGEIIGFASGGPEQTNDPHIQGEVYAIYFLKEYQRQGLGKQMIKTVIDELMKMGHKNLIIWALKDNPSCGFYETLGGLAVAEKTVKMAGIELIEVGYGWKDIQDILIHL
- the helD gene encoding RNA polymerase recycling motor HelD; amino-acid sequence: MGSHPDFEKERKRLDFTKRYIDVVIKTSETSKDQFQRNMQEAFGDADWSESGLYSQLLTTANFFEMSKTELESLRKASKKPYFARVDFERNDGGSGEMLYFGKTSLYQRESQEQIIVDWRSPIANLYYEGRIGQIEYEAEGETFSGNITLKRQLMIEEGILEEVRDIDLTTTDELLQESLSKSSSNRLTDIITTIQEEQNKIIRADLNKPIIVQGAAGSGKTTIALHRISYFIYHYKDMFDPRQLMILAPNRVFIDYISEALPELGVEKVKQFTFAEYVQAAIGKQVKLAADDKLIRLLEKDDEETKAAVWISGLKGSPGFKNILDEYVKDIFSGFHPDADFYCDKYRLYSAKKFVRLLEEDYWYLPLYTRLDKLKAILQNEVKLKKKTIIERVTEFYEAKIEKALYKNIDPVIRKEFVTKCHDKKEERIRQVQKAIRTSVKTYFKQFQMKDLFQYYEELFGDPGRLASYSNGKLTLEDADTLCAYNRRLFSMKNYETEDLGALLYLQERLFGVAKDNKAKNVVIDEAQDYSFMQLQALKTAVDTDMFTLVGDLAQGIHSYRGLQTWEEVHRRIFPRATYTELQKSYRTTVEIMNQANQVLQLLTYDFPEVEPVVRHGREPEFISIDKGGWEEELIDRIETLKEEGFKTFAVIAKTMKDCKLADDKLSEYSQAFHLIDEAGSIPKDKTLIVPSYQAKGLEFDVVFAISLEETYGTENDLDIKLLYVTMTRPLHRLYFLGRKKDAFLIET